A genome region from Chryseobacterium sp. G0186 includes the following:
- a CDS encoding chemotaxis protein CheB, whose amino-acid sequence MKLIVIGGSAGSLQVIIEMIKNLDNKIQIPIILVIHRKAQSGDVLRTLLQQFTRIAVVEVEDKTELEENKIYIVPADYHLLFENNKNMSLDSSEKMNYSRPSIDVTFRSAAEIYGENVIGVLLSGANADGVEGLGYIKKHHGKVWIQDPETAEVEYMPRHAIEEIDYDLIITPATLAGYIKQL is encoded by the coding sequence ATGAAATTAATTGTTATCGGAGGATCTGCAGGAAGTCTGCAGGTTATTATTGAAATGATTAAAAATCTGGATAATAAAATTCAGATTCCTATTATACTGGTGATTCATCGTAAAGCACAATCTGGAGATGTTCTTAGGACCTTACTGCAGCAGTTTACCAGAATAGCTGTTGTGGAGGTTGAGGATAAAACAGAACTGGAAGAAAATAAAATATATATTGTTCCTGCCGATTATCATTTATTGTTTGAGAATAATAAAAATATGTCATTAGACAGTTCCGAAAAAATGAATTATTCCCGTCCCTCTATAGATGTGACATTCAGGTCTGCAGCAGAGATCTATGGCGAAAATGTGATTGGTGTCCTTTTATCAGGAGCTAATGCCGATGGAGTGGAAGGGCTGGGATATATCAAAAAGCATCATGGAAAAGTCTGGATTCAGGATCCGGAAACAGCAGAAGTGGAATATATGCCCCGACATGCTATAGAAGAAATTGATTATGATTTGATTATCACCCCTGCTACTTTAGCGGGCTATATAAAACAGTTATAA
- a CDS encoding CheR family methyltransferase: MLEPSIVKDEEVEYLIRDVYDLYGYDFSGYSRASFKRRVNRICLLDRFTSFAELRYTIINDVEYLKRFVEEVTVNVTEMFRDPSFFKTLREKILPQLGTYPLIRIWIAGCSTGEEAYSIAILLKEAGLYNKSLIYGTDLNPAVLETARAGIFPLQQMKLYSENYMLSGGIKDFSDYYTANYDSVRFDKSLQEKLILSTHNLVSDSSFNSFQLIVCRNVLIYFDRDLQERVFRLFDNSLENLGFLALGAKETLRFSTIDKNYHQMEDQKIWKKIDHH; this comes from the coding sequence ATGCTGGAACCAAGTATTGTAAAGGATGAAGAAGTAGAATATCTCATCAGAGATGTTTATGATCTGTATGGCTATGATTTTTCTGGCTACAGCAGAGCTTCCTTTAAAAGAAGAGTAAACCGTATATGCCTCCTGGACAGGTTTACCAGTTTTGCAGAGCTCAGATACACCATTATAAATGATGTTGAATATTTAAAACGCTTTGTTGAGGAAGTTACAGTGAATGTTACGGAAATGTTCAGAGATCCCTCTTTTTTTAAAACATTAAGGGAGAAAATATTACCTCAGCTAGGCACCTATCCGTTAATCAGAATCTGGATTGCAGGTTGCTCAACCGGAGAGGAGGCTTATTCTATTGCTATTCTGCTCAAAGAAGCAGGCCTTTATAATAAGTCTTTGATTTATGGTACCGACCTGAATCCCGCAGTTCTTGAAACGGCAAGAGCAGGGATTTTTCCTTTACAGCAAATGAAACTTTATTCAGAAAATTATATGCTTTCCGGTGGTATAAAAGACTTCTCCGATTATTATACAGCTAATTACGATAGCGTAAGATTTGATAAAAGCCTACAGGAAAAATTAATTTTATCAACTCACAATCTTGTATCAGACAGTTCCTTTAATAGCTTTCAGCTGATTGTATGCAGAAATGTACTGATCTATTTTGACAGAGATCTTCAGGAAAGAGTATTCAGGCTTTTTGATAACAGCCTGGAGAATTTGGGCTTTCTTGCCTTGGGAGCGAAAGAGACCCTTCGGTTTTCTACTATTGACAAGAATTATCATCAGATGGAAGATCAGAAGATCTGGAAAAAAATTGACCACCATTAA
- a CDS encoding PleD family two-component system response regulator, translating to MNKKKILIFDDDTAILEVITIIFEENGYDVKISETSHDILEKVADYQPDVILMDNWIPKIGGVEATKLLKSTEEFKHIPVIYVTANNDIVALASEARADDYVSKPFNLDDLEAMVAKHIKEPA from the coding sequence ATGAATAAAAAGAAAATTTTAATTTTTGATGATGATACAGCTATTTTAGAAGTGATCACCATCATATTTGAAGAAAATGGATATGATGTTAAAATCTCAGAAACATCACACGATATTCTTGAGAAAGTGGCAGACTATCAGCCGGATGTTATTTTGATGGATAACTGGATTCCAAAAATAGGAGGCGTAGAAGCTACAAAACTTCTTAAAAGTACAGAAGAATTTAAACATATTCCGGTAATTTATGTTACAGCTAATAATGATATTGTTGCTTTAGCATCCGAGGCCCGTGCCGATGATTATGTTTCAAAACCATTTAACCTGGATGATCTTGAAGCAATGGTAGCAAAACATATAAAAGAACCAGCATAA
- a CDS encoding MarR family winged helix-turn-helix transcriptional regulator produces MDYKLIKDSIDLLQEFETEIRTSPGLYPETIQGFKDWISNNENVCRKEHFEEPYWEGKENGRTAESAISTLLVHLNRYAKTYSKSAISDSEFSTQEDFIYLINLKAFGEMTKMALIKRNIHDKPVGMLIIARLLRLGLVEQTDSELDKRSKLIRITGRGLEILENQMKKIRQATNIVAGNLNYYEKMELIRILNKLDRFHYPIFSRNINSDQLIDTVNDEYVFMDS; encoded by the coding sequence ATGGATTATAAACTTATTAAAGATTCTATTGACCTGTTACAGGAATTTGAAACAGAAATTCGTACCTCTCCCGGTTTATATCCGGAAACTATTCAGGGATTTAAGGATTGGATTTCTAATAATGAGAATGTTTGCCGGAAAGAACATTTTGAAGAGCCTTATTGGGAGGGTAAAGAGAACGGGAGAACAGCGGAAAGTGCTATAAGTACATTGCTTGTTCATCTTAATCGATATGCGAAAACCTACTCGAAATCAGCCATCTCAGATTCTGAATTTTCTACACAGGAAGACTTTATTTATCTGATAAATCTTAAGGCTTTTGGGGAGATGACAAAAATGGCTCTTATCAAAAGAAATATCCATGATAAGCCGGTAGGTATGCTTATTATAGCCAGGCTTTTAAGGCTGGGACTTGTGGAACAGACAGATTCTGAGTTAGACAAACGCAGTAAACTAATCCGTATTACCGGAAGAGGATTGGAGATTTTAGAAAATCAAATGAAAAAAATTCGGCAAGCTACCAATATCGTTGCAGGAAATCTCAATTATTATGAAAAGATGGAGCTTATACGTATTCTTAATAAGCTGGATCGTTTTCATTATCCTATTTTTTCACGAAATATTAATTCGGATCAGCTTATCGATACTGTAAACGATGAGTATGTATTTATGGATTCTTAG